The genomic region TAACGTGACTCTGGTCAGGGGGGTAAATGCAGCTTAGGGGAGCTATAACGTGACTCTGGTCAGGGGGGGTACAGGCAGCATAGGGGAGCTATAACGTGACTCTGGTCAGGGGGGTACAGGCATTATAGGGGAACTATAACGTGACTCTGGTCAGGGGGGTACAGGCATTATAGGGGAGCTATGACGTGACTCTGGTCAGGGGGGTACAGGCATTATAGGGGAGCTATGACGTGACTCTGGTCAGGGGGGTACAGGCAGTATAGGGGAGCTATAACGTGACTCTGGTCAGGGGGGTACAGGCATTATAGGGGAGCTATAACGTGACTCTGGTCAGGGGGGTACAGGCATTATAGGGGAGCTATAACGTGACTCTGGTCAGGGGGGTACAGGCATTATAGGGGAGCTATAACGTGACTCTGGTCAGGGGGGGTACAGGCAGCATAGGGGAACTATAACGTGACTCTGGTCAGGGGGGGTACAGGCATTATAGGGGAGCTATAACGTGACTCTGGTCAGGGGGGTACAGGCAGCATAGGGGAGCTATAACGTGACTCTGGTCAGGGGGGTACAGGCAGCTTAGGGGAGCTATAACGTGACTCTGGTCAGGGGGGTACAGGCAGCTTAGGGGAGCTATAACGTGACTCTGGTCAGGGGGGTACAGGCGGCATAGGGGAGCTATAACGTGACTCTGGTCAGGGGGGTACAGGCAGCATAGGGGAACTATAACGTGACTCTGGTCAGGGGGGTACAGGCAGCATAGGGGAGCTATAACGTGACTCTGGTCAGGGGGGTAAATGCAGCTTAGGGGAGCTATGACGTGACTCTGGTCAGGGGGGTACAGGCATTATAGGGGAGCTATGACGTGACTCTGGTCAGGGGGGTACAGGCATTATAGGGGAGCTATGACGTGACTCTGGTCAGGGGGGTACAGGCAGTATAGGGGAGCTATAACGTGACTCTGGTCAGGGGGGTACAGGCATTATAGGGGAGCTATAACATGACTCTGGTCAGGGGGGTACAGGCATTATAGGGGAGCTATAACGTGACTCTGGTCAGGGGGGGTACAGGCAGCATAGGGGAACTATAACGTGACTCTGGTCAGGGGGGGTACAGGCAGCATAGGGGAGCTATAACGTGACTCTGGTCAGGGGGGTAACATGAGGGGTACAGCCACAGAAGGTCTTTCAGCCTCGGAGGCCCCACATGGAGTCTTTTATGAACACTACACATCACACTTTAGGGCCTGATAAATATTTTTGGATTGGGGTCCAGCATATTTGTTGCACCTCCTACAGAGTGGTGATAGAGGGCACCCAATACTAACACCACAGGCTGGGGGTGGCTGTATTGCCAGAAAACTCCCCAAAATATTGCAGCGCGATTTAAGGATTCACCATCAGCCCTATTATATGTGTACAACCTGGGAGCCTGGGTGCAGATTGTCTAAAGATGTATAGATGACAAACTCATCAGTGCCCGCACTTGTGTATCCAGCCCTGCATAGAGATCAGCCAGAGCCCACGCCATGCAGGTCAGGGCAGTTCTTAGTCATGATGATTGACAagttgagctctgctacatctgtctacACATGATATAAGAGCattgctcatttgcatagataAAGAACCCTGCCCTGTATTCCCACGAAACCTGTGGACTACAGTAGAGATGCAACTTCATCATCCACCGTGTGAGACTTAATATTATTCAGAAGACGGGTCTTTGGATCGCTGTGTTATCAGGGGCTTGATGCGGGTGCTACCTCTGCACCATCTGTAGCTACGTCCCTGCCCATCATGATGTTACTGTGAATTCCTTACCCCTTACAACTATCTCGGCAGATGtgggcatgatgggagttgtagtgctgtaGGCAGAGCCGCCCCCTGGGTTTTATGGCACAGGTGTTACTGGGTATAAGCTaccatgacaggtctactttggAAACTCATGTGACCTGCACCAAAATAGAGTCAATGTGTGCGGCGTTGTGTGCGCTGCAGGTGGAGGCGACTCCTCTGCCGCCCCGAGGACGCTGTGCGCCCTGCGCTGCACAGACAAGTCTGCTATCAGATGGGAATATGGAAATCCCATAATTACCGTGAGACTGAAAACCTCCCCGACACGTTTCCCCACCTGTCCTCCAGAGGTGCGGGAGGGTCACATGCTCCTATCTAGGAGGGATCCCGCCGCAGGCCGGTGACACGTTACTATGGATGGTGTTATCCAGCGCATGTCAGGGGTTGGCAGAACCCCCTTTATAAGCTCCGCCATGTAAAGACAGATTAGTCATATTCTAATGAAATATTTAGTAAGATCTCTGTTTGCTTTCAATGACTAAGAGCTCCTGGAAGATAAAATCACTTGGacacagctgaaggattgttacAATGTTACCCAGACTGAAGAGTCATCTGTGAGGCTAACAGTGTGAAAGTCTTGAGTGATAGATTGTTACAGCAGTAGAGATGTGTTctctacactgatacattgtaaccaacCCTCAATTACGTCATGaagaagtttaaaggaaatcttccatcacaatccatcctgataaaccagggacattactcatagattcaggcaccgggactgtgggaatcttcttatatctgttatccatggcctccttccttctgaaatccacctttaaaattatgctaatgagcctgtaggGCTCTAGGGCTTGTTACCAAAACCACTctctgctgtagtttcacaggctgttacattatagcaggtaGAGGGtgggggagacaatgtaacagcctgtgaagcaacagcgCAGAGGGGCTGAGGTAACACCCTCAAAACCCTCccgctaattagcataattttaaaagttgatttaagaaggaaggaggccatggataacaaatataagattattaccgcagtcccggtgcctggatctatgtgtaagtgttccgtggtttatcaggatggtagatttcctttaaaagggattTTCTTGGGATAGTTGGGGTGACGGACAAAAACTTCTAGGCTGCTCCTGTTGCGTCCAATGCCTTCTATTCCACCATTGCAGGGGTCTAGTTTGGCTATGGGTGTTTGGGTAGTGGTAGCTCCCCCTACAGTGATGTGATAGAGGAGGATGATGTGGTGGTAGTCGGGGATGAAGGAAGAATCTGTCTCAAAAGTTTAGGTTCATATCTAAGGTATTTTCCTGGATAACCTATGTACGCCTTTAGCTTTCCATGAAGCAAGCAGAGTTCTTGAACACGGGGCTGATCTGATGCATCAGTCTGTCCTGCCCTCCCCGTGTCCCTGCGTGACCTTGTCGCTGCACACGGGGGATGATTGTCATCTCGCCGGCCTGTGTTACTCTGCTCTGTCTCATCTATGTGACAGCCGCTTATCACTGATCAGCGGCACATCACCTCACGCGTGGCGGGTACCAGGTCACCAGCGCCATGACGCTCCTGATGAGGAGGAgaaattttgtttaaaaattgTTAAATAATTCTGAGATGTGAATCTATGATCCATCTGTACGAGCAGAGCAGCAGGGTAAAGTACAGAACCAGCCATAACCTCTGACCTCAGGGGTCATTCTGCATGACAGATTTGGGTTTGGATGTGAAggggtcttttttttttgcacattttttcataataataaattctcagagcaggagagatgtGTTctctacactgatacattgtaaccaacCCTCAATTATGTCATCcaccctgataaaccagggacattactcatagatccaggcaccgcgactgtgggaatcttcttctgatatttgttatccatggcctcttccaACTCGCCTCAAATCCTCTGTCTCCTCAGGTTGTGAACAGCTGTAAAGATGGAGGTGCTCTCAGGATGGTGGCAGCGCTATGAAGAATTCATGAAGGGAGCAGGTACAGTACAAGCATCACCAtcgagctgggggggggggggggtctattaaaagggaacctgtcagcagtgacCATGCAGACTGTAGCCATGTTTAAACTAAACGTACTATCCCCGgaaagatgtgcaatcagacctcacactgctgtgctctgtggtctccgcagccaatgttaggtattgtccctggagagatgtgtaatcagacctcacactgctgtgctctgtgctctctgcagccagtgttatgtattgtccctcaagagatgtgcaatcagacctcacactgctgtgctctgtgctctctgcagccagtgttaggtattgtccctggagagatgtgtaatcagacctcacactgctgtgctctgtgctctctgcagccagtgttatgtattgtccctggagagatgtgtaatcagacctttgtgtatattgttagtagcagcaggactgtgatatatggatttatattccaggattgtaatggggatgtgccctcacactgctgtgctctctgtagccagttatgtattatccctggagagatgtgtaatctgacctttttctatgctgttagtagcagcaggactgtgatatatggatttatattccaggattgtagcttctccaagtgcactggtggtgtgtcctcacactgctgtgctatttgTATTGTAATGTTCCACAGTTCCTCCCCCCATAAAAGCTGTAGTTGGCTACTGGATGAATACTCCAGCAGTTTCTTAGAACAGAGGGGAGGAGTTCTGGAACAGTTCAatgcttagagcacagcagtgtgaggacacacccctagagcacagcagtgtgaggacacgcccctagAGCACTTGGAGACGCTACAATCCTAGAAAATATATCCATATATTacactcctgctgctacttacaatatACATTGGCTACACTATACAGTCTTTggaggtcacacctgctgacaggttccctttcagcatCAGGCTGGCCATTTCTTGGTAATATCACattatgggaaagctgggtgatgatcAGTTGGCTCAGACTCGGCCCTTACATCAGTAGATTGAGCAGCAGCCGCGGCTTTCCTCGTGCTCCGTGCTGTATGTCGCACAGATAAGTTACTATAGGGAAGTGATCCGAGGAGATGCAAATCGCATGCAGCCGCCTGGATACAGAATGAGAGGCATGAAGCGCGTGGGTGCGTGTAATGATCCTCCGCCAGCGCTGATTATGGCTCTTCTCTTATTCCTCCATCAGTATCATCGGGAGGCAGTAATTACCCCGTCTGTCCCCGCAGTGCGGATATACCCTGCAAGATTAACCCTTTGTGCATCCTCTATCCTCAGATCCCAGAATAGGACATTACCCCCTGATGCACTCCCCGTTCCTGCCCGGGGCCATCCTGCTGGGATACGTCTACTTCGTTCTGTCCCTGGGGCCAAGGCTGATGGCCAACCGCAAGCCCTTTGACCTCAAGCCATTGATGGTGATTTACAATTTCAGTCTGGTCGGGCTGTCTGCTTATATCGTATACGAGGTGAGTGGGGTCTGGTGGGATGGGAACGCAGGTTGTCACCCGGCCCTGGCCGCATCAGTCACGTGGCCTCTGGGCAGCTCAGTCCTATTCAAGTGAATggggctgaactgcaataccaagcacggccactatacaatgtGTGGCGCTGTTGACAGGCGGTAAAGAGGCTGCAGCGCTCACGCAGCTTCATAATATTCACATTAGTAAATCTGTATATCCATGGGGTGGCACCGCACCCTATTTTAAGCCCCATCTTTCTAAGGAACTCCTTTAAAAAAGTTGAGAGcgttaaaaagtcacaaactgGAGCCCGAATTGCACAATAGATTCCTGGTCCGGTGTGTGGCGCCGGATGTGACAGCATGCAGGCCTGGTCACTATCAGTCCCCGATAACATTTACAGCGACCATAAAGCGATAACGCTGCAGTCCCTGTGCACTGACTCATCTCTTTCTCTGGCGCAGTTCCTCATGTCGGGATGGCTGACCGGATACACCTGGCGGTGCGACCCAGTGGACGTCTCGGATTCGCCAATGGCTCTGAGGGTGAGTGTGTCCCCGGTGCGCTGCCTGGCACCACGCCAACTGTAATCATTGTCAGGTGTGTGCACCGAAAATCCATAGTGACCCCAAATACACCCCCCTTCCTCTGCTGCGGGGACCGTACCACCTGCTGCGGGGACCGTACCACCTGCTGAACTTTACTCTGTAAACACAGGGAGATGCCGGGCGCTATCTCCGTTATCTCCAGctacagcggggagggggggggatctcCTGCAAAGCATGATCCAAAATACGTCACACAGGGCACCTCATGTCTATCAACCGGACCCGGAGTGTAACTTGGAGGAGAGAAAATCCatcaaatttaaagggattgtccggagGTTGATAAACATGCCTGCTTTCTTCTAaacacagcaccacacctgacagAGACGAACCACCCATGGTCTCTGTGTAACCCCTGCAGATCGCACATCTGTCTTCTGCTGCAGATCCACAGTAGATTCCTAAAAATGAGAGACGTGAAATTCTCTGCACAGTTCACTGCCAAATCTGCAAGAAAATAGTCTGTAAATCCGCCTGTGTGACAGGGATTTTCTTCCAGATTTGTCGCTGAATGTGTAGATCTTCTGTCGCGATGCAGGGAACCCCTAGGACCATAATCGTATGGGCAGCTTTGTAGGTGTTGGGAGTGATGTCCTGTCCAGCCCCTGGGGCTCCGTCTGCTCTCAATTCAGGGGCCAATGACTGCAgctgatacaatgtatccagcaccgactctgatcacatgaccttctgtTTCTCTTCTTGTAGATGGTCCAGGTCGCGTGGCTCTTCCTGTTCTCCAAGTTTATAGAGCTGCTGGATACGGTAAGTGCTGCCACACGCTCCTGGCCCTGCTGAGAGAGGTTGTTGTGCCTTAAGATGACAATCGCCAGTAATAAAATGTATCCACAGATCATTAAATGTGGATCCCAAGGTCCCATCTGACCTCTCTCTTGCGCTGCGCCTCCTCTCGGGcaccactctctctctctctctctctctcttgcgaCGCTCCTCCCCTCGGGCCCCGTTTTCTTTCTCTTGCGACGCTCCTCCCCTCGGGCCCCGCTTTCTCTCTCTTGCGACGCTCCTCCCCTCGGGCCCCGCTTTCTTTCTCTTGCACCGCTCCTCCCCTCGGGCCCCGCTTTCTTTCTCTTGCACCGCTCCTCCCCTCGGGCGCCGCTTTCTTTCTCTTGCGCCGCTCCTCCCCTCGGGCGCCGCTTTCTGTCTCTTGCGCCGCTCCTCCCCTCGGGTGCCGCTTTCTCTCTCTTGCGCCGCTCCTCCCCTCGGGCGCCGCTTTCTTTCTCTTGCGCCGCTCCTCCCCTCGGGTGCCGCTTTCTCTCGCGCCGCTCCTCCCCTCGGGTGCCGCTTTCTCTTTCTTGCGACGCTCCTTCCCTCGGGCGCCGCTTTCTTTCTCTTGCGCTGCTCCTCCCCTCGGGTGCCGCTTTCTCTCTCTTGCGCCGCTCCTCCCCTCGGGTGCCGCTTTCTCTCTCTTGCGACGCTCCTCCCCTCGGGCCccgctttctttctttctcttgcgACGCTTCTCCCCTCGGGCCCCGCTTTCTTTCTCTTGCACCGCTCCTCCCCTCGGGTGCCGCTTTCTCTCTCTTGCGCCGCTCCTCCCCTCGGGTGCCGCTTTCTCTCTCTTGCGCCGCTCCTCCCCTCGGGTGCCGCTTTCTCTCTCTTGCGCCGCTCCTCCCCTCGGGTGCCGCTTTCTCTCGCGCCGCTCCTCCCCTCGGGTGCCGCTTTCTCTTTCTTGCGACGCTCCTTCCCTCGGGCGCCGCTTTCTTTCTCTTGCGCTGCTCCTCCCCTCGGGTGCCGCTTTCTCTCTCTTGCGCCGCTCCTCCCCTCGGGTGCCGCTTTCTCTCTCTTGCGACGCTCCTCCCCTCGGGCCccgctttctttctttctcttgcgACGCTTCTCCCCTCGGGCCCCGCTTTCTTTCTCTTGCACCGCTCCTCCCCTCGGGTGCCGCTTTCTCTCTCTTGCGCCGCTCCTCCCCTCGGGTGCCGCTTTCTCTCTCTTGCGCCGCTCCTCCCCTCGGGTGCCGCTTTCTCTCTCTTGCGCCGCTCCTCCCCTCGGGTGCCGCTTTCTCTCTCTTGCGCCGCTCCTCCCCTCGGGTGCCGCTTTCTCTCTCTTGCGACGCTCCTTCCCTCGGGTGCCGCTTTCTCTCTCTTGCGACGCTCCTCCCCTCGGGCCccgctttctttctttctcttgcgACGCTCCTCCCCTCGGGCCccgctttctttctttctcttgcgACGCTCCTCCCCTCGGGCCCCGCTTTCTTTCTCTTGCACCGCTCCTCCCCTCGGGCGCCGCTTTCTTTCTCTTGCGACGCTCCTCCCCTCGGGCCCCGCTTTCTTTCTCTTGCGACGCTCCTCCCCTCGGGCGCCGCTTTCTTTCTCTTGCGACGCTCCTCCCCTCGGGCCCCGCTTTCTTTCTCTTGCGACGCTCCTCCCCTCGGGCCCCGCTTTCTTTCTCTTGCGACGCTCCTCCCCTCGGGCCCCGCTTTCTTTCTCTTGCACCGCTCCTCCCCTCGAGCGCCTCTCTTGCTCCCCTGAATTTATAGATAACTTAGCAGTAGTGTGAGTTCTCAGGGGTGACTGGATTAAGCTTGCAGGTGTGTACAGGGGGTTACGTGGAGTAGCTGACTGCCTATTGACAATGTGTAGCCATGTTTTGGGCCTGGTTATTTTGTTCCACCTCTGACACTGCCCTGACGGATATCGCATCAGTGTAGATCGTTCTTGGCTCCATATTTCTCAATTTCTGCCCCGTGTCCTTTTGCTGCAGGTTTTCTTTGTCCTGAGGAAGAAGAACGGTCAGATCACATTCCTGCACATCTTCCATCACTCTGTTCTGCCCTGGAGCTGGTGGTGGGGGGTAAAGTTTGGTCCAGGTGAGGTCTCTAGACGTCCGTCTTGATGTTGTGAGTCCGTGTCTCCGGTTCTTGTGACTGATCTCCGTCTCTCCAGGTGGTATGGGATCCTTCCACGCCATGATCAACTCCCTGGTCCACGTCATCATGTACTTCTACTACGGGCTGTCTGCTGCCGGGCCGCGCTTCCAGAAGTATCTATGGTGGAAGAAGCACATGACTGCCATTCAGCTGGTGAGGGTGGCTACAACATGAGCTCATGGCACATCATGTGTGCACCTCAGGTTCTCTCATCCCTCTCTGTTTTCTTCCTCTTCAGATCCAGTTTGTCTTGGTCTCCATCCACATTACTCAGTATTACTTCATGTCCTCCTGCGACTACCAGTACCCAATCTTCATCCACCTCATCTGGATCTACGGCACCGTCTTCTTCGTCCTCTTCTCTAACTTCTGGTACCAGGCCTACACTAAAGGACGCCGTCTCCCCAAGTCCAGCATCGCCTCCAACGGAGCCGTACACCAGAACGGCAAAGCCAAAAACGGCAAAGCCAAGGAAAACTAAAACCTCCACCCGACCGACGTCCGAAATTCTCCCGAGACCTGTCCCAGGTGGAAATGTGGGAAGATGatgtcatcaatttttttttttttgttaattattatTTTAGCCAGCGGTGTGATGGCCAGGACGAGCTGCCAAACTGGCTTCCGACTTCCCCCTGGGGGCTTCcaccagccaaaaaaaaaaaaattaagtgccTAAAGAGACTGTTTGTATGAAGCGAGTGTCTGACTCCCTACGTCCAGCATCGAGCGCCTCCGGCTCCTTCCAGGACCTTCCCTCCTGCCTGTCCTCATTCTGTACTGTAGTCCCACATCGATCTCCAAGGATCCGGATTCCTTTGCATCACATTCCAGTCAATGTCGTGACCTGGGGGCGCGGGCCGCGGGGGCAGCTCCTCTAAACTCTGGTCTCCCGGCCTCGCCCCTTTCTTTTTAAGGTTTTTGTTTTTGGCACTGGGTTTCCTTGTTCACAGACATCAGTACCCAGCCTGTTAAAGGTGCAGGAATCCTGAAATACTTGAATATCGGGACGTTTGCGTCTTTTTTTAGCTTTCTAGGTCCAGGTTTGTTTGAAGGAGACGACAGTATTTGTAATTTTTGTATGTTTGTTTTAGGCTAAATTTAACTCCATTCGCCTGATTTGGAGGAGGTGCGTTGTCTGCTCTTTCGCTCACGTTCACTGTCCCGTCCATGCTGTTCTTTCCGAGGCGTTTCACAGGTTTTCTCTCTATAGTAACACTGTAATCCCGAGGTGCAGGCTGCCGCTCCGGTTTTGTATAGGGGGAGGGATTGGCGCCCTGATCCACACGTGATGCTGGCGGTCCGGGGCAGGAGACGCTGCGCCGGGCTGGGACCCCCCCTCGTAACTTATCCGCACGTCTGCCAGAATATTTATCAGTTTTGTGTAATACTATTAATAAAAAGAGACTTATTGCACATTGTTTAATTCCAAAGCTAAAGCTGTTGTAGATGATACTGTTCATGTGGGGGCGCTCTCGGTCAGGTACGTACTATGCAGAGAACAGCGtctgtctgatcctaccatctcTGTAGTAGCGGCGTGTGGGCCAATCCGTGGCGAGATACTGAATTCTATACATGGACTTGGATCAGACGGTTCCCTATGGCTGTAGGGAGTGATCCGCAGCCTGTGGTCAGCTGACCGTTGCacaactactacccccagcatggcCTGACCGCTGCAGGAGAGGGGCCTCAGGGTGCATCTAGGTCTTGGCCAAACCATTTAAGCTTCCTCCCCCGCAGGTGCCTTAAAGGGGAAGTTGAGAGTGGACGACTGTGGAGACGGTAACATGAGGACTTCTGGTTGGCTGTGATGTGCAGCCGCTTGCACTGATCCTAACTCTCCCGCCGTCAGGGGGTTTGGCCTATCTATGCGCCCTCTCAAGTTTCGAGGGGTAACAAAAtaaagtttgggttttttttccccctgagaTGTGTCTGGAGAGTTTTGTCTggtaacattttatatacattataaGATGAACATAGAATAACTGATAAATGTATAAGCACTGGGGGTCCGATCACATCAGAACAGGGgccactgggggggagggggaatagaGAGGTAATTCACAAGTTCAGCCAATTCTTACATTCACTTCCATGAGACTGATGGGAATAGCCAAGCACCGCACGTAGATGTGACCCCTATTCTTGTTATAAATGTGTCCCAGCACAGTCATTGTGGGGAGATATGTAAGCAAAAGCTTGTCTGCTGTACAGTGTAGGTGCTGGGGATCTGCAGTACAAACAATGGGTGCAGAGCTgtcctacctgtctccttccacaGTATAAACTCTGCTGCTGGGAGGATGTGGGAACAGCTGATGGCCTCCCCAtgatcacatacatacaaccACATATCTTTGAATCATGTAACCACaccatcagaatagtgagtgcagctctggggtataatacaggatgtaactcaggatcagtacaggataagtaatgtcatgtatgtacacagtgactgcaccagcagcagaatagtgagtgcagctctggggtataatacaggatgtaactcaggatcagtacaggataagtaatgtcatgtatgtacacagtgactgcaccagcagcagaatagtgagtgcagctctggagtataatacaggatgtaactcaggatcagtacaggataagtaatgtcatgtatgtacacagtgactgcaccaccagcagaatagtgagtgcatctctggggtataatacaggatgtaactcaggatcagtacaggataagtaatgtcatgtatgtacacagtgactgcaccagcagcagaatagtgagtgcagctctgggttataatacaggatgtaacttgggatcagtacaggataagtaatgtcatgtatgtacacagtactgcaccagcagcagaatagtgagtgcagctctggagtataatacaggatgtaactcaggatcagtacaggataagtaatgtcatgtatgtacacagtgactgcaccagcagcagaatagtgagtgcagctctggggtacaatacaggatgtaactcaggatcagtacaggataagtaatgtcatgtatgtacacagtgactgcaccagcagcagaatagtgagtgcagctctggatgtacatACACATGTGTACATTAGGATTCACAATCTGAAATCTATGCTTCAATTATAATCGGTGCCGATTATCTGGAATTAATGATGGAGATGTTGGAGTTGGATAAGTGTTGCGATTTATTTTTTGGCCTTGTCCGTGAAATGAAGTAATTTCTATGCCAAATGACTCttatagcagaatagtgagtcctCATGCAGTGACCAAATAAAAGATGAAGATGACTCATAGCGGTAATTGGAGGGATTCCCCCGCCTCTCCTGGGACAGGAAACAACTTGGAATCTTTGggtccctcctcctccttgttcCTCTGTCTTTTCCGAGGAGTTTAGATGCTGGAACTTTAGTTAACAAATATGCAGAATAACATGACTCACTAGCAATATTAAGGGTGGGAAAACTCTGGGCTGGTCCGGAGGGCATGGAAATTCCAATCACCGGTGAGTGTAATCTTCATTTTTTCCTAACACCTCCACCGCGGCGCTGGACAGGAGACATAACATGGAAGTTCTATCTAGGACCGGAAAACTGCCCAGAGAACTTTCCTCCCGAAAGAGAGATCGGAACAAGAACTAATATCCAATTTAAAATGACTGAAAAATGGATAATAACTCGTATAtattatagcgcacacagatcgcgcagcgctgcacagagtttgccatatCAGGGTTTCCTCCACGCGGCCGCCTTGCAGATCCGGTCTCTCTCCCTAGAAGTGGAGGCTGCTCTTACTGAATGAGGTCTCAGGTTTTTCGGTTCAGATAATCCCTGGAGCTGGTGGCAGCTTTAACTGCTGCAGCTCCTTTATTTATCCTTTAAAATTGTATGAGTACaaacgcacattgtaatgaatgggtaaaAAGGACCCGAGGCTGTAATGGCGACCGATCATGGCCCCACctcccccgatgacatcacagggagcgatggtcttcaccaagatggcggcagctTTGCCGGGGGCGATGGACGGGATAACATCCGCGATCGGCCcaagcaatatgcagaaaagacttaccggccagggccgtaacttgagggggtgcaggggttgtgatcgcacctgggcccaagaggtttaggggacccttatggtgtcactttcc from Engystomops pustulosus chromosome 10, aEngPut4.maternal, whole genome shotgun sequence harbors:
- the ELOVL1 gene encoding very long chain fatty acid elongase 1, with product MEVLSGWWQRYEEFMKGADPRIGHYPLMHSPFLPGAILLGYVYFVLSLGPRLMANRKPFDLKPLMVIYNFSLVGLSAYIVYEFLMSGWLTGYTWRCDPVDVSDSPMALRMVQVAWLFLFSKFIELLDTVFFVLRKKNGQITFLHIFHHSVLPWSWWWGVKFGPGGMGSFHAMINSLVHVIMYFYYGLSAAGPRFQKYLWWKKHMTAIQLIQFVLVSIHITQYYFMSSCDYQYPIFIHLIWIYGTVFFVLFSNFWYQAYTKGRRLPKSSIASNGAVHQNGKAKNGKAKEN